In the Quercus lobata isolate SW786 chromosome 5, ValleyOak3.0 Primary Assembly, whole genome shotgun sequence genome, one interval contains:
- the LOC115992784 gene encoding DNA-dependent metalloprotease WSS1-like isoform X1, translating into MDLSDLNKVWEIKPLKTIGEDEARLILERVAKQVQPIMRKRKWKVKILSEFGPANPSLLGLNIGGGAEVKLRLRRPNREWDFFPYEQILDTMLHELCHNEYGPHNTDFYNLLDEIRKECDELLAKGITGTGKGFDLPGRRLGGFSYQPSLASLRQTALAAAENRARRGALLPSGPNRVGGDSNIKAALSPIQAAAMAAERRLRDDLWCGSKSLESNTDLDKGIGSSLGPSERSIDMTFSDGVSTRTSPMASMPGQETVDGQATWKCNTCTLLNQPLALTCEACGTPKHKETANFKVWSCKFCTLDNNVNVERCLACGEWRYSYGPPTSARGPYVGT; encoded by the exons ATGGACCTTAGTGATCTTAACAAGGTTTGGGAAATCAAACCTCTGAAGACGATTGGGGAGGATGAAGCCAGATTAATTCTTGAGcgagttgccaaacaagttcAACCAATCATGCGCAAACGTAAATGGAAAGTCAAAATCCTTTCTGAATTCGG TCCTGCCAATCCGTCACTTCTAGGGCTGAACATAGGAGGAGGTGCTGAGGTTAAGCTTAGATTGCGGAGGCCAAACAGAGAATGGGATTTCTTCCCTTATGAACAGATTCTTGATACTATGCTTCATGAGCTTTGTCACAATGAGTATGGCCCTCACAACACTGATTTTTACAACCTCTTGGATGAAATTAGAAAG GAATGTGATGAACTGTTAGCTAAAGGGATTACAGGCACTGGGAAAGGATTTGATCTTCCTGGGAGACGTTTGGGTGGGTTTTCTTATCAACCCTCTTTGGCATCCTTGCGGCAGACTGCCTTGGCCGCAGCAGAAAACAGAGCCCGGCGTGGAGCTCTTTTGCCATCAGGACCTAACCGTGTAGGTGGTGATAGTAACATTAAGGCAGCTCTCAGCCCTATACAAGCTGCAGCCATGGCTGCAGAAAGGAGACTACGTGATGATTTATGGTGTGGGTCCAAGTCTTTGGAGAGTAACACTGACTTGGACAAAGGTATTGGATCATCTTTAGGGCCTTCTGAAAGGTCAATAGATATGACATTTTCTGATGGTGTATCTACCCGAACTTCCCCTATGGCATCCATGCCTGGTCAGGAGACGGTAGATGGCCAAGCAACATGGAAATGCAACACATGTACTCTTTTAAATCAG CCCTTGGCACTTACATGTGAAGCCTGTGGAACACCTAAGCACAAGGAGACTGCTAATTTCAAGGTTTGGTCCTGCAAATTTTGTACCCTGGACAACAATGTTAATGTGGAGAGATGCTTAGCTTGTGGAGAGTGGCGATATTCGTACGGTCCACCTACCTCTGCTCGTGGACCCTATGTTGGCACTTGA
- the LOC115992741 gene encoding mitogen-activated protein kinase kinase 5-like, with protein sequence MRPQQPPQPQSQVGPTSKQGFRSRRRPDLTLPLPLRDPALAVPLPLPPTSLPSSSSSSSSSNSNSNSNSAATSSSEETSNHRNRNALCFHYSQLERANRIGSGTGGTVYRVIHKPTGRVFALKVIYGNHDDSVRRQICTEIEILRDVDNPNVVKCHDMFDHNGEIQVLLEYMDRGSLEGVHIANERQLSDLARQILAGLAYLHRRHIVHRDIKPSNLLLNARNQVKIADFGVSRILAQTMDPCNSSVGTIAYMSPERINTDLNDGQYNAYAGDIWSFGVSILEFYMGRFPFAVSRQGDWASLMCAICMSQPPEAPATASREFRDFISCCLQREPRGRWTASQLLRHPFIVQHNVQVNNQVNQNLHQLLPPPRPLNSQ encoded by the coding sequence ATGAGGCCACAACAACCCCCACAACCCCAATCCCAAGTGGGTCCCACATCAAAACAAGGCTTCCGTTCACGCCGCCGCCCAGATCTAACCCTCCCTCTCCCATTACGGGACCCAGCTCTAGCCGTCCCCCTCCCTCTTCCCCCAACCTCGCtcccttcctcctcctcctccagcTCCTCCTCCAACTCCAACTCCAACTCCAACTCCGCCGCCACGTCATCCAGCGAAGAAACCTCGAATCACAGAAACAGAAACGCTCTATGCTTCCACTACTCCCAGCTCGAGCGAGCCAATCGAATCGGGAGCGGCACCGGAGGGACCGTGTACCGAGTGATCCACAAGCCCACGGGCAGAGTCTTCGCCCTCAAGGTCATCTACGGGAACCACGACGACTCGGTCCGCCGCCAGATCTGCACCGAAATCGAGATCCTCCGCGACGTGGACAACCCGAACGTGGTCAAATGCCACGACATGTTCGACCACAACGGCGAAATCCAGGTCCTGCTGGAGTACATGGATCGGGGCTCGCTGGAAGGTGTGCACATCGCGAACGAGCGCCAGCTCTCCGATCTAGCCCGCCAGATCCTCGCCGGACTCGCATACTTGCACCGGCGGCACATCGTCCACCGCGACATCAAGCCCTCGAACCTCTTGCTCAACGCGAGGAACCAGGTCAAGATCGCCGACTTCGGGGTCTCGAGAATCTTGGCGCAGACCATGGACCCGTGTAACTCCTCGGTGGGCACCATCGCCTACATGAGTCCGGAGAGGATCAACACCGATTTGAACGACGGGCAGTACAATGCGTACGCTGGGGATATATGGAGTTTCGGGGTTAGCATTCTCGAGTTCTACATGGGTCGGTTCCCGTTCGCGGTTTCGAGGCAAGGGGATTGGGCGAGCTTGATGTGCGCCATTTGTATGTCGCAGCCGCCGGAGGCGCCGGCCACGGCGTCGAGGGAGTTCAGGGACTTTATCTCCTGTTGTTTGCAGAGAGAGCCGAGGGGAAGGTGGACGGCTTCGCAGTTGTTAAGGCACCCATTCATTGTGCAACACAATGTTCAGGTGAACAATCAGGTGAATCAGAATCTTCATCAACTTTTACCTCCTCCACGCCCGCTTAATTCTCAGTAG
- the LOC115992784 gene encoding DNA-dependent metalloprotease WSS1-like isoform X2, with the protein MDLSDLNKVWEIKPLKTIGEDEARLILERVAKQVQPIMRKRKWKVKILSEFGPANPSLLGLNIGGGAEVKLRLRRPNREWDFFPYEQILDTMLHELCHNEYGPHNTDFYNLLDEIRKECDELLAKGITGTGKGFDLPGRRLGGFSYQPSLASLRQTALAAAENRARRGALLPSGPNRVGGDSNIKAALSPIQAAAMAAERRLRDDLWCGSKSLESNTDLDKGIGSSLGPSERSIDMTFSDGVSTRTSPMASMPGQETVDGQATWKCNTCTLLNQDLIL; encoded by the exons ATGGACCTTAGTGATCTTAACAAGGTTTGGGAAATCAAACCTCTGAAGACGATTGGGGAGGATGAAGCCAGATTAATTCTTGAGcgagttgccaaacaagttcAACCAATCATGCGCAAACGTAAATGGAAAGTCAAAATCCTTTCTGAATTCGG TCCTGCCAATCCGTCACTTCTAGGGCTGAACATAGGAGGAGGTGCTGAGGTTAAGCTTAGATTGCGGAGGCCAAACAGAGAATGGGATTTCTTCCCTTATGAACAGATTCTTGATACTATGCTTCATGAGCTTTGTCACAATGAGTATGGCCCTCACAACACTGATTTTTACAACCTCTTGGATGAAATTAGAAAG GAATGTGATGAACTGTTAGCTAAAGGGATTACAGGCACTGGGAAAGGATTTGATCTTCCTGGGAGACGTTTGGGTGGGTTTTCTTATCAACCCTCTTTGGCATCCTTGCGGCAGACTGCCTTGGCCGCAGCAGAAAACAGAGCCCGGCGTGGAGCTCTTTTGCCATCAGGACCTAACCGTGTAGGTGGTGATAGTAACATTAAGGCAGCTCTCAGCCCTATACAAGCTGCAGCCATGGCTGCAGAAAGGAGACTACGTGATGATTTATGGTGTGGGTCCAAGTCTTTGGAGAGTAACACTGACTTGGACAAAGGTATTGGATCATCTTTAGGGCCTTCTGAAAGGTCAATAGATATGACATTTTCTGATGGTGTATCTACCCGAACTTCCCCTATGGCATCCATGCCTGGTCAGGAGACGGTAGATGGCCAAGCAACATGGAAATGCAACACATGTACTCTTTTAAATCAG GATTTGATCTTGTGA
- the LOC115991321 gene encoding uncharacterized protein LOC115991321, whose product MIDGIFAPQEAEEIKNIPLARKETEDSLFWPLENDGRYTCKMGYRFLKEDEVGHQVVVQQDHEKGLWKKIWALECPNKVRNLIWRACHNSLPSKCNLFRRRIISEQCCDRCKAENEDAVHALWSCKMLDGVWGTSNSWNFRNQQDFTSFSELMAWIFDHQRNPALFAFTVWSIWHQRNQSRTQSSHRPLNLISQWAHDNWAEFKALKMAPAPSRPTRRTRWKPPVQEMMKINFDGAIFAEEKSSGLGVIIRDRKGLVIASMATRIPQQLRPVEIEALAASKALEFAR is encoded by the coding sequence ATGATAGATGGAATTTTTGCTCCACAAGAAGCtgaagaaattaagaatattcCGTTAGCTAGAAAAGAAACGGAAGACTCTTTATTTTGGCCGTTGGAGAATGATGGGAGGTATACTTGTAAGATGGGTTATCGGTTTTTGAAGGAAGATGAAGTTGGTCATCAGGTGGTTGTGCAGCAAGATCATGAGAAAGGGCtttggaagaaaatttgggCTCTTGAATGCCCAAATAAAGTTAGAAACTTAATTTGGAGAGCTTGCCATAATTCCCTCCCTTCGAAGTGCAATCTATTCCGGAGGAGAATTATTTCAGAACAATGTTGTGATCGTTGCAAGGCAGAAAATGAAGACGCTGTACACGCTTTGTGGAGTTGCAAAATGTTGGACGGCGTTTGGGGTACGAGTAATTCATGGAATTTCCGGAACCAACAAGACTTTACAAGTTTCAGTGAGCTCATGGCCTGGATTTTCGATCATCAAAGGAACCCAGCACTGTTCGCATTCACCGTTTGGTCCATCTGGCATCAGAGAAACCAGTCACGGACTCAGTCATCCCATCGACCTCTGAACCTCATTTCACAGTGGGCTCACGACAACTGGGCAGAATTTAAGGCGTTGAAAATGGCTCCAGCTCCGAGTAGACCAACGAGAAGAACACGATGGAAACCTCCAGTCCAggaaatgatgaaaataaatttcgaTGGTGCCATTTTTGCTGAGGAAAAGAGCTCTGGTTTGGGTGTTATTATTCGGGACAGGAAGGGTCTCGTTATTGCATCTATGGCCACTCGGATTCCTCAACAGCTCCGGCCGGTGGAGATTGAAGCTCTGGCTGCTAGCAAAGCTCTTGAGTTTGCTAGATAG